In one window of Notolabrus celidotus isolate fNotCel1 chromosome 15, fNotCel1.pri, whole genome shotgun sequence DNA:
- the LOC117826232 gene encoding apolipoprotein D-like isoform X2 has protein sequence MHKARVVKMKAMQVISLTLLCAVAASAQVLRWGKCPKPPVQANFDSSRYVGKWFEIQKLPTQFQKGECGTATYSPKSPGVIGVLNSELLEDGTINSIVGSAKVKHPSEPAKLEVSFTDIPSPPGPYWVLSSDYETHSLVYGCTDFGLFRMELAWILSREPTMSDETLQSVHSILSAAGVNVDKLVATNQDETYCIPMNQ, from the exons CCCGTGTTGTGAAGATGAAGGCCATGCAGGTGATTTCTTTGACTCTGCTGTGTGCTGTAGCAGCCAGCGCTCAGGTCCTGAGGTGGGGAAAATGTCCCAAACCCCCAGTGCAGGCCAACTTTGATTCCAGCAGG TACGTTGGTAAGTGGTTTGAGATCCAGAAGCTGCCAACACAGTTCCAGAAAGGCGAGTGCGGCACTGCCACCTACAGCCCAAAGAGTCCTGGAGTCATCGGAGTCCTCAACAGTGAGCttct TGAGGATGGAACCATTAATTCTATCGTCGGCTCTGCCAAGGTCAAGCACCCCTCTGAGCCTGCCAAGCTGGAGGTCTCCTTCACTGACA TTCCATCTCCCCCCGGTCCTTACTGGGTGCTTTCCTCCGACTACGAGACCCACTCTTTGGTCTATGGCTGCACAGACTTTGGCCTGTTCCGCATGGAGCTGGCCTGGATCCTGAGCAGAGAGCCCACCATGTCCGATGAGACCCTGCAGAGCGTTCACAGCATCCTGTCTGCTGCTGGAGTCAACGTGGATAAGCTGGTCGCTACCAACCAGGATGAGACTTACTGCATCCCCATGAACCAGTAA
- the samd7 gene encoding sterile alpha motif domain-containing protein 7 isoform X1, whose product MRSTGTVWLMACLLERLRQRQEMIMRNQMAMAPQILTQGQQRLQGVPTQFEPRFMERELVPPAEMVASEARQMPMGPHLGPPLPPHANVLPGRAFPGAAGYGFLPSEPMETVARRQELIHKQNIARMEMNAILHQKELENAHQKGLLGMNNPMGYPSNPMAFRSRQRLPDGHDVFVHRPTLDELHSNSLLMSASPYPPISTLHRERGRRAGRRPTAHKTSESHAANLKGQTEDKGVEQSPGATSGEEKEVEAKGDIGEECATSKTHHQAKIDSEHSTGSRKNYKEGDSSLRKNCVNSQDSCSDVPNNSTNDKDISSQCSAFQEKFMYPSAGGALTGMPYMFPVPGNGFLPPGPANLFMNGDEVPEDIRKWTVNDVYNFINSIPTCSEYAQTFKDHMIDGETLPLLSEEHLLDTLGLKLGPALKIRSQVSRRLGNMLYMMNLPLPTTGLQATPEKAGDRSPETGSPVNCNSEEMIASPGDPDVLKSSEHIQETENNNSPPSASSEMA is encoded by the exons ATGAGAAGCACTGGTACCGTCTGGTTAATGGCATGTCTGCTGGAG AGGCTGaggcagaggcaggagatgatAATGAGAAACCAGATGGCCATGGCTCCGCAGATCCTCACACAGGGGCAGCAGAGGTTACAAGGAGTCCCAACACAGTTTGAACCTCGCTTCATGGAGAG GGAGCTTGTTCCCCCTGCGGAAATGGTAGCTTCCGAGGCCAGACAGATGCCCATGGGGCCTCACCTGGGTCCACCTCTACCTCCACATGCCAATGTCCTGCCTGGAAGAGCATTCCCAGGAGCAG cTGGCTATGGCTTCTTGCCCTCTGAGCCGATGGAAACAGTTGCCCGGCGACAGGAGCTCATTCACAAGCAAAACATTGCCAG AATGGAGATGAATGCCATACTGCATCAAAAGGAGCTTGAGAACGCCCATCAGAAGGGACTGCTGGGAATGAATAACCCCATGGGGTACCCTTCAAACCCCATGGCGTTCAGGAGTCGTCAGCGCCTGCCAGACGGCCATGATGTCTTCGTCCACCGTCCCACCCTGGATGAGCTTCACTCCAACAGCCTGCTTATGTCAGCCAGCCCATACCCACCAATCAGCACACtacacagagagcgaggacgTAGGGCAGGCAGGAGGCCGACTGCCCACAAGACCTCAGAGAGCCACGCCGCCAACCTGAAGGGCCAAACAGAAGACAAAGGTGTGGAGCAGAGTCCAGGAGCAACGTCAGGGGAGGAGAAAGAGGTGGAGGCAAAGGGGGACATCGGAGAAGAGTGTGCAACCAGCAAGACACACCATCAGGCCAAAATAGACTCTGAGCACAgcacaggaagcaggaagaacTACAAGGAGGGGGACTCCAGCCTGCGCAAAAACTGTGTGAACAGTCAAGATAGCTGCTCAGATGTTCCCAATAACAGCACGAATGACAAAGACATATCCAGCCAGTGCTCAGCTTTCCAGGAGAAGTTCATGTATCCCTCTGCTGGAGGAGCGCTCACAGGCATGCCTTACATGTTCCCAGTCCCAGGAAATGGTTTCCTTCCACCTG GTCCAGCCAATCTCTTTATGAATGGTGATGAGGTGCCTGAAGACATAAGGAAGTGGACAGTGAATGATGTTTACAACTTCATCAACAGTATACCCACCTGTTCAGAATACGCTCAG ACATTCAAGGACCACATGATTGACGGTGAGACTCTGCCCCTCCTGTCAGAAGAGCATCTGCTGGACACACTGGGGCTCAAGCTGGGACCAGCACTCAAGATCCGCTCACAG GTGTCCAGGCGCCTGGGCAATATGTTGTACATGATGAACCTGCCGCTCCCCACCACAGGCCTGCAGGCCACTCCAGAGAAGGCCGGAGACCGCTCACCAGAGACCGGCTCTCCCGTCAACTGCAATAGCGAGGAGATGATAGCGAGTCCCGGAGACCCTGATGTCCTCAAGTCCTCAGAGCACATCCAAgagacagagaacaacaactcCCCTCCATCTGCCAGCAGCGAGATGGCCTAA
- the LOC117826232 gene encoding apolipoprotein D-like isoform X3, whose amino-acid sequence MKAMQVISLTLLCAVAASAQVLRWGKCPKPPVQANFDSSRYVGKWFEIQKLPTQFQKGECGTATYSPKSPGVIGVLNSELLEDGTINSIVGSAKVKHPSEPAKLEVSFTDIPSPPGPYWVLSSDYETHSLVYGCTDFGLFRMELAWILSREPTMSDETLQSVHSILSAAGVNVDKLVATNQDETYCIPMNQ is encoded by the exons ATGAAGGCCATGCAGGTGATTTCTTTGACTCTGCTGTGTGCTGTAGCAGCCAGCGCTCAGGTCCTGAGGTGGGGAAAATGTCCCAAACCCCCAGTGCAGGCCAACTTTGATTCCAGCAGG TACGTTGGTAAGTGGTTTGAGATCCAGAAGCTGCCAACACAGTTCCAGAAAGGCGAGTGCGGCACTGCCACCTACAGCCCAAAGAGTCCTGGAGTCATCGGAGTCCTCAACAGTGAGCttct TGAGGATGGAACCATTAATTCTATCGTCGGCTCTGCCAAGGTCAAGCACCCCTCTGAGCCTGCCAAGCTGGAGGTCTCCTTCACTGACA TTCCATCTCCCCCCGGTCCTTACTGGGTGCTTTCCTCCGACTACGAGACCCACTCTTTGGTCTATGGCTGCACAGACTTTGGCCTGTTCCGCATGGAGCTGGCCTGGATCCTGAGCAGAGAGCCCACCATGTCCGATGAGACCCTGCAGAGCGTTCACAGCATCCTGTCTGCTGCTGGAGTCAACGTGGATAAGCTGGTCGCTACCAACCAGGATGAGACTTACTGCATCCCCATGAACCAGTAA
- the samd7 gene encoding sterile alpha motif domain-containing protein 7 isoform X2, producing the protein MWRPKFAECVMTPREQLRKMTALGEQGALDEKHWYRLVNGMSAGGELRQRQEMIMRNQMAMAPQILTQGQQRLQGVPTQFEPRFMERELVPPAEMVASEARQMPMGPHLGPPLPPHANVLPGRAFPGAAGYGFLPSEPMETVARRQELIHKQNIARMEMNAILHQKELENAHQKGLLGMNNPMGYPSNPMAFRSRQRLPDGHDVFVHRPTLDELHSNSLLMSASPYPPISTLHRERGRRAGRRPTAHKTSESHAANLKGQTEDKGVEQSPGATSGEEKEVEAKGDIGEECATSKTHHQAKIDSEHSTGSRKNYKEGDSSLRKNCVNSQDSCSDVPNNSTNDKDISSQCSAFQEKFMYPSAGGALTGMPYMFPVPGNGFLPPGPANLFMNGDEVPEDIRKWTVNDVYNFINSIPTCSEYAQTFKDHMIDGETLPLLSEEHLLDTLGLKLGPALKIRSQVSRRLGNMLYMMNLPLPTTGLQATPEKAGDRSPETGSPVNCNSEEMIASPGDPDVLKSSEHIQETENNNSPPSASSEMA; encoded by the exons AT GTGGAGGCCAAAGTTTGCTGAATGTGTAATGACCCCACGAGAGCAGCTGAGGAAGATGACAGCGCTGGGAGAGCAGGGGGCTTTGGATGAGAAGCACTGGTACCGTCTGGTTAATGGCATGTCTGCTGGAGGTGA GCTGaggcagaggcaggagatgatAATGAGAAACCAGATGGCCATGGCTCCGCAGATCCTCACACAGGGGCAGCAGAGGTTACAAGGAGTCCCAACACAGTTTGAACCTCGCTTCATGGAGAG GGAGCTTGTTCCCCCTGCGGAAATGGTAGCTTCCGAGGCCAGACAGATGCCCATGGGGCCTCACCTGGGTCCACCTCTACCTCCACATGCCAATGTCCTGCCTGGAAGAGCATTCCCAGGAGCAG cTGGCTATGGCTTCTTGCCCTCTGAGCCGATGGAAACAGTTGCCCGGCGACAGGAGCTCATTCACAAGCAAAACATTGCCAG AATGGAGATGAATGCCATACTGCATCAAAAGGAGCTTGAGAACGCCCATCAGAAGGGACTGCTGGGAATGAATAACCCCATGGGGTACCCTTCAAACCCCATGGCGTTCAGGAGTCGTCAGCGCCTGCCAGACGGCCATGATGTCTTCGTCCACCGTCCCACCCTGGATGAGCTTCACTCCAACAGCCTGCTTATGTCAGCCAGCCCATACCCACCAATCAGCACACtacacagagagcgaggacgTAGGGCAGGCAGGAGGCCGACTGCCCACAAGACCTCAGAGAGCCACGCCGCCAACCTGAAGGGCCAAACAGAAGACAAAGGTGTGGAGCAGAGTCCAGGAGCAACGTCAGGGGAGGAGAAAGAGGTGGAGGCAAAGGGGGACATCGGAGAAGAGTGTGCAACCAGCAAGACACACCATCAGGCCAAAATAGACTCTGAGCACAgcacaggaagcaggaagaacTACAAGGAGGGGGACTCCAGCCTGCGCAAAAACTGTGTGAACAGTCAAGATAGCTGCTCAGATGTTCCCAATAACAGCACGAATGACAAAGACATATCCAGCCAGTGCTCAGCTTTCCAGGAGAAGTTCATGTATCCCTCTGCTGGAGGAGCGCTCACAGGCATGCCTTACATGTTCCCAGTCCCAGGAAATGGTTTCCTTCCACCTG GTCCAGCCAATCTCTTTATGAATGGTGATGAGGTGCCTGAAGACATAAGGAAGTGGACAGTGAATGATGTTTACAACTTCATCAACAGTATACCCACCTGTTCAGAATACGCTCAG ACATTCAAGGACCACATGATTGACGGTGAGACTCTGCCCCTCCTGTCAGAAGAGCATCTGCTGGACACACTGGGGCTCAAGCTGGGACCAGCACTCAAGATCCGCTCACAG GTGTCCAGGCGCCTGGGCAATATGTTGTACATGATGAACCTGCCGCTCCCCACCACAGGCCTGCAGGCCACTCCAGAGAAGGCCGGAGACCGCTCACCAGAGACCGGCTCTCCCGTCAACTGCAATAGCGAGGAGATGATAGCGAGTCCCGGAGACCCTGATGTCCTCAAGTCCTCAGAGCACATCCAAgagacagagaacaacaactcCCCTCCATCTGCCAGCAGCGAGATGGCCTAA
- the LOC117826309 gene encoding apolipoprotein D-like codes for MNALQVISFTLLSVLAANAQVISPGRCPKATVQENFDATRYLGKWYDIQRLPHSFQKGECCTATYSLKSPGVVGVLNQELLADGSINSISGSAYAKDASEPAKLLVSFFEFSPPAPYWVLSTDYNNYSLVYSCTDLGVLHVEFAWIMSRTPTLPEETLEDLHSTLTSMGVKVDKLLTTNQDPALCSAMSQ; via the exons ATGAATGCCCTCCAGGTGATTTCCTTCACTCTGCTGTCCGTTCTGGCAGCCAACGCCCAAGTCATCTCCCCAGGAAGATGCCCCAAGGCAACTGTGCAGGAGAACTTTGATGCTACCAGG TATCTTGGTAAATGGTACGACATCCAGAGGCTGCCACATAGCTTCCAGAAGGGCGAGTGCTGCACTGCCACCTACAGCCTGAAGAGCCCTGGAGTCGTTGGAGTCCTGAACCAGGAGCTGCT tGCTGACGGATCCATCAACTCCATCAGTGGCTCTGCCTATGCTAAAGATGCATCTGAGCCTGCCAAGCTGCTGGTCTCTTTCTTTGAGT TCTCTCCTCCTGCCCCTTACTGGGTGCTGTCCACAGACTACAACAACTACTCTCTGGTCTACAGCTGCACTGACCTCGGTGTGCTGCACGTAGAGTTCGCCTGGATCATGAGCAGGACACCCACCCTGCCTGAGGAGACCCTGGAGGATCTGCACAGCACCCTGACCTCCATGGGAGTCAAAGTGGACAAGCTGCTGACCACCAACCAGgacccagctctctgcagcgCCATGAGCCAGTAA